CATCTCGCGGATCGTCAAAGAAGTGGTGACAATTGAACGCATTCCTGAGTTGGTCGAACTGGCCCGGAAGAATCTGAAAAAGTCAGGTATATCCAATGTCAGGGTGGAATATGGCGATGGCAAAATCGGTTGTTCCATGGAATCTCCGTTTGATCGGATTATCCTCACGGCCGTAGCACCGCGGATTCCGGAAAATTTATTATCCCAGCTCAAGCCAGGTGGCGTGTTGGTGGGGCCTGCAGGGCCTGCATTTCAATGTGAAATGGTCAAAATCCGGAAAATCAGTGAAACACAAAGTGACCGCTCCAGTCATGGTCTGTTTTCATTTGTACCTCTGGTTTAATGTCTCATAAATGATTGATTTTTGAGATGAGTAATTCCCTTGAAGGAGAACATTCATGAAAGGTATCATTCTTGCGGCAGGTTATGCCACACGCTTTCTTCCCGCATCCAAAACCATTCCCAAGGAAATGTTTCCCCTGATTGATCGTCCTGTGATTGATTATATTGTTCAGGAAATGGTTTTGTCAGGAATTCATGACATTTTACTGGTATCTTCCCGTCGTAAAAAAGCCATGGAGGATTATTTTGATAGGGAAATTGAGCTGACCACCGTGTTTGCCCAAACCAACGAAATTGAAAAACTGGAACGGATTCGACCGATTGACGCCAATATTTTCATGTTACGCCAGCAAAAAATGATGGGAACAGGAAACGCGTTGCTCCTTGTTGAACCCTTTGTGCAGGATGAACCCTTTATTGTGGCTTATCCTGACGATTTGTTTTTTGGACCAACGCCCTTGTCACGTCAGTTGATGGATGCTCATGCAACGACTGGAAAAACGGTGTTGGCCGTGGAAGGACTGCCAGGACAGGATGTTTCACGCTATGGTGTGATTGTGCCGGAAAATTCTGACGAACCGATTGAGTCAGGCCGAACAGTCAACATGCGGCAAATGGTGGAGAAGCCGTTCAGGGGCACCGAACCAAGCTGTTTTGTCTCTTATGGTCGATATCTTTACACCCCTGATATTTTCCCGGCCTTGAAGGCCAGCGCCCACAGTCATGATGGTTATGGTGAATTCACACAAACAGAAGCAATCAACATGCTTGCGGCCAGAGGAAATGTTGTGGGATTACAAATCAGCGGAAATCGCTATGATGTGGGTGAACCACTGGGATATGTTCAGACCATTCTGCAGATGGCTATGCAACGTCCACAATTCCGGCAACCGATGAAAGAATTCATGGAACAAATGCTCAAAGATGAGGGCAACGGTAAAAAAACGCGAAAATCCTGAAATGTTGAATACAGTCAGTTCATTTGCTCTGAAAACAACTGTGCCTGCACCTGACATCCGGAATCACAATCCTGATGCCAGGGATAGCGGTGCTGACTGTCAGGCCAGATCAAACGCAGGCGTCCTTCCAGCAAAGGCATTCCTTGAGGATCCAGAGGATTATGCACCAGCATCAGTTCATAGCCTTCAATAATTTCATCAATCAATGAGCCATGCGTGAATTGCTGCCCCATTTTGATCCGTTGTGCCAGAGTATTCAGGAACAGACAGGACATTTCATCGTTCAGTCCAACCACCTCAATTTCAGGATGCTTGAAATTTTTTTGAAGTCCAAATGTCTGGCTGCAGAGGATCTCATCGTAAATGGTAGACAATATTGTCCAACCATAACGCTCAAGATCCTGGCGGATTTTTTCATGCACCTCTTCAGAGGTAGGATCATTCGGGTTTTGAGGGGTCATGGTTGCTCCATGCGGAAGTGACAAGGATCTGTCCGGGATAAATAAAAAAATTAATTGTCTGGTGTTTGATATAGATCATGTTTGTAAAAGTCGAATGAATTTTAAGTACGATGAGGGTCAACGATGACCAGTGAACTAATGTGAACCTAATTAACGCGCAGGAGAACCAATGCTGAAAAAAATGATTCTTGTAACCCTCCTTCTGGTGATTCTAAGCGGAGTCGCGCTCATGGTTTCCCAGAAAAAAAATGAAACTGACCCCAGAGAGGGACAGTCGATCATGAAGACTGTGGATATCAATGAATTGTCACGTATCCTTATCCAGGGGAACAACACACCGGTGGAACTGGAAAAAAATGAAAACCAGCAATGGCTTGTCAAGAGTGAGCACTATCTGGCTTCCTCTGAAGAGTTGCAAAAATTACTGGTCAAATTCATGGAGACCAAAATTGGACATAAAGTCACGGACAATCCACAGCACCATGAAAAATTCAGGGTGCTTCATATCGATCAGAATAATGGCCAGTGGGATGCTCAGAAAACAGGAACCTTGGTACGCCTGTTGAAACAGGATGGCAGTCCTGTGCTGGAGGTGATTCTCGGCAAGGACCGTGTTCAGGGCGGTGGACAATATTTCCGATATGCGGGTGACGATTCGGTTTTTCTGATTCTTCAGAACCTGATTGTGCCTACAGATTCAGAAGAATGGCTGGATAAACTGATTATTGATCTGGATGCTAAAAAACTGGTAAAAAACATCAGCGTCACCCCTTCTGACAACGATCCTTACGTGCTGATCCGTGACAAGGAAGACGCAGAGTGGCAGACCACCCTGACCGGACAGGAATCACTCAAACAGGAAGATATCGGCACCTTGCTCGATCAGTTGAAAGATTTGCAGTTCCTGAAATTAATGCCTGTGTCCACCCCTGCCACAGAAACAGGGCGGGAACGTGTTACCACCCTTGAATTTGAAAATTTTGATGGCCGTATTCTGTTGCTGGTTGTGGGCGAAGACAAAGTTTCAAGTGAAGACTATCATTACATGCATGTGTCGATGAAATTGAGAGAGGGCGTGACGGATGACGCCTTGAAACAGGAAGTTGACACCTTCAATGCAAGAACTCAGAACTGGCTTTATGGCTTGAGTAACTACAAGGGCATCGCTTTTCTGAAACACCGTTCTGATCTGGTAAAAACATCCGGCGCGAGTGAATGATTCCATGCTGAAAACAGAAGCGGATCATACCGAAATGAGTTTTTATTATATGCGGATCAACGGCAGGGAAGAAACCCTGCTGGAGTTTCTGCTGAGAAAATTCCGCTATCTCAATGAACAGGAATGGATGGAAGCCATTCTGGCCCAACATCTTCTGGTGGATCACCGTGAGGGTGATCCCTTTCAGATTCTAAAAAACAATCAGAAAATCATTTATATCAGGTCTGATCATCTGGAACCACCTGTCGATGCGGAATTTGATATCATTTACGAAGATGAGGACCTGATCGCTGTCAATAAATCAGGAGACCTGCCGACTTCGCCCTCCGGGAAATACTACAAAAACACCCTGGTGCATCAAGTCAAGGAAAAGCTGGGCTGGGAAAAAATATACACCCTTCATCGACTGGATCGTGAAACCAGCGGTGTCATTGTTTTTGCCAAACGACAGGAAGTGGCCCAGATGATGGCGACCATGTTTCGGGAACGGAAGATTGAAAAACGATATATTGCGATACTCGAGCGGCCATTACCGGCTCCGGATGTGTTTTTATCTGTTCCGATTGGTCCTGCCATAGACAGTCCGGTCCGAATCAAGCAGTGGGTTATTCCAGAGGGAAAAACCAGCCAGACCCGTTTCATTTTTCAGGAATCAATCGGCAACTACACACGTGTTGAAGTTCGCCCGTTGACGGGACGCACACACCAGATCAGGGTTCATGCAGCATATCTGGGATCGCCTATCGTTGGCGATAAATTGTATGCTCTGAAAAATGATGGTTTCCTGCAATGGAAAGATGAAGGTGAATCATTTCTGGTGTCCCAAAATTTTCCAACGCATCGTCAATTGCTCCATGCCTCAGAGTTGCGGTTTTGTCACCCAGTGACCGGGCGACCTCTGCTGATAAAAGCGGATGATGCCATATTGACCAGGCATCTTGGTTGATTACTCCAACGTTCAACGCTCAGAACGAGGAAGGCAACAGGGGGATCCTCCCAAAGTAACAAGCGGGCGTTTTTTTCAAGATCTCCGCATCATTTGACAGGACACACCATGCCGAACAACTGGCACGAAACAGCAAAATTCTGGAGTCAAAACACTGGTTTTGATGAGCATACCCGTAAAGAAATTCAAAAATTATTTGCTCAAAACAATGACAAGGAACTGGAAGATCGTTTCCGTGGAATTCTGGAATTTGGTACCGGCGGACTCCGGGGGCTCATGGGCGCCGGCACAAACCGGATGAACACCTATACAGTTCGTCAGGCCACCGAAGGTTTGGCCCGCTATATCAAACAGCAGGGACCTTCACCGTATCAGGGGGTCGTTCTGGGCTATGACTCCCGTCACAATTCACAGTTGTTTGCCAAAAACGCGGCTGAAGTGCTGGCCTTTCACAAGATTCCTGTCTTTATTTTTTCCGACATCATTCCCACGCCGATGGTTTCCTGTGAATTGCTCCACAGAAAAGCAATGGCCGGCATCATCATCACAGCCAGTCACAATCCTCCGGCCTATAATGGTTACAAGGTTTACTGGAACAATGGGGGGCAGATCATTCCTCCGGATGACAGTCGAATCATTGAAGAAGTCCGGAGTGTGGAAGCTCTGGAAAAAATTCAAATTCTACCTTTTGAAACAGGAATTTCCGAAGGCCTCATTCAATGGGTGGAACAGGATGCGGATGAATACTATTTTGAACAGGTACAGCAACTTGCTCTCGGAAACCCCGCCTTGAATCAAAAAACACATGTGATTTACACCCCGCTCCATGGCACTGGAGGCCGGGGTGTTGTTCCACTGTTGAAACGGCGTGGATTCGAGCATCTCAGGATTGTGCCGGAACAGGCTGTGCCTGATGGAAATTTTTCCACTGTCACATCGCCGAATCCTGAGGAGGAAAGCGCAATGGAACTCGCCATCGCCTTCTCAAAGCCTGACGATGAACTGATTCTGGCGAATGATCCTGACGCCGATCGTCTTGGCGTGATGATCCGGGACAACAATCAGCAATGGTTCCGGTTGAATGGAAACCAGATCGGAGCCCTGTTGCTGGATTATCAGCTCTCCTCACTGAAAGCACTCAACCGGATGCCGCACGATGGCTGTTTTATCGTGAGCCTTGTGACATCTCCGTTGGGATCCAGTATTGCCAGGAATTATGGTCTGAAAGTTGTGGAAACACTGACAGGATTCAAGTGGATCTGGGGCGAAGCTTATCGGTTGAAGCAGTCAGGACAGGCAACCTTGGTATTTGGCATGGAGGAAAGTCATGGTTATCTGGCTGGAACCTATACCGGAGACAAAGATGGTGTCTGGGCCGCAATGGCCTTTGCGGAGATGACAGCCTCTCTCAAAGCACAGGGAAAAACCGTGATGGATGCCCTCGAACAATTGTATCAGCAGTACGGATACCATCTGGATGCTCTGGAAACTCAAACGCTTCCCGGACAAGATGGCGCCGCACGGATACAGAATGTGATGCGAACATTCCGCGAACAACCCCCTTTGACTATTGCCGGCAAACAGGTCATAGCAGTGACAGATTTGTTGAATGATTCCTTCCGGAAGATGGCTGAAACACAAATTCAGAACGGACCCGGACTGCCAAAATCAAATGTACTTGTTTTTGAACTGGAAGATCAGACAAGGGTGATTGTGCGACCTTCTGGCACAGAGCCGAAAATCAAATTTTATTTTAATTTGAAAGGGACTGATCGGCAGGCGCTGGAAACACATTTGACGGCCATAAAGACTGAATTATTCGCAATGATATAATTGTTGCATTGTGAGGGGCACTCCCGCAATGTCGTCAACTTAAGGAATTCGTCGCCGGGAAGTCCCCCTTTTCAAAGGGGGCATGGGGGATTTAACGCTCGGAATTACATCCCCCTAACCCCCTTGAACCAAGGGGGAATTGGTGCCAGTGACTTCACAGGGCTTAACTTAACAGACGTGCACGGGACGTAGGGTACGAGCAAACTTTTACAATTTATTCTTTTGCCATTCCTTACCATTTTTCTGGATGATTGAATGAAATATTCTTGTTTGTTGACGATTGTATGGGTGCTGCTGGAGGTGTCATCCGCAAATGCCCAGAATATATTGGTCAGTCAGGGACAAATCACTGTTCCAGTCTTTCGCGAGCGGTTGTCCCAGGCCCGGGAAGAGGCGTTGTACAAGGTGAAAAAAAACGCTGTGTTCCAAATTCTCTCCAATTTTCTTGACGAATCCACACTGACTCAGGCATCTGCTCTGATTCAGGAGAGTCTGCTGAAAAAACCGGATACGTATATTGAGTCCATGCGTACCATTCAGGAAAAAATTTCTACGGATGGAAAGGAATTTTCAATCACGATTGAGGCCAGAATCTTCCGGACGCAGATAATCAATAATCTCAAAAGTCTGTATTTGCCGATTAAAAATTATCCCGTGACTACCAGACGGCTGGTTTTTCTCTACAATCCACAAACGGACTGGGGGCAGGAAGCGGTCATGCCAACCTTGCTTCAAAACCTGCGGCGGGCATTTGCTACATATAAAATTCTGGTCAGCATGACCCTCCCCATCACTTCGGAAAATATCACACCGTCAGGCGACTTGAAACTGACGGATGGTCCTGAGGCAACAACAATTGACGGCTATGTGATGTGGGACATGTCACCGGAGGAATTCCCCAAAAACAACAAAACAACATCGTTCAAAGGCACACTCAAAGTGTTCACTCCGGACAAAGGCAAATATGTGGGTAAAATTTCAACGGCCAAAACCATGGAATGGACGCAGTCTCCAGAGGATGTGCTGTCGGCCCTGATGGAACAGATCACCTTGAACTGGACCAGTTTGATTGGACAGATTATGGAGCTGAAACAGGACAATGGCGAACTGGTGTTGTTGCGTTTTTACGGATTACCCGGACCACAGGAAGAAGTGAGTTTTGTTCGACAGGTTTTTTATGCCCAACCAGACTGGCAGCAGGTGCAACTGGACACCGTGTCATCCGTCTATACAGATTATCGTGGGTATTACCGTGGGAAACCCGAACATCTGGAAAGTTTTTTCAAATCTCTCCAAAAAGAAAATTTTCGTGTGGAGCGTGTTTCCTGGGATGATCCCTACTGGAATTTATATATCAATTGGATCGAAGCCCTCAGGATTCTGATTCCATATGCACCGGATCCTCTGGTGGAAAATCTGTTGAAGTCTGCGCCACCCGAAATCACAACGCCTGAAACGCCACCTGTTAAACCCCTGGTTCCGCCTGAACCTTCAGACGCCATGGATCTTGCTGGCCCCACATTGCAGGTGCCCAATGCTTCGGCAAAGTCCATTTACCAATTGCCCCTGAATCAAAAAACCTATGACCATATCAAAAGTAAAGGAGACAGCACTCTGTTTTTGCTTCAGGCACCCGCAGGCACCCGTCTGAAAATCTTATGGCGCCGACTGGGAAAAACGAATCTGCGTCCGTCGATTTCTTTTTATGATGAAGAACGGGTTTTGCTCCAGAAATTCATGGTTTCCGCAAAAGATCACTATGAAATTGAGTTTCCCTTGGGAGAAAACCAGTCCAGAGTGTATTTGAAAGTCGCGGATGCAGAAGGATTCATTGATGGTTTGATCGGAAGTTTTCAGTTTTTTCGATACCTTCTGGAAATCCGCATGGTTGAATAAAAGCAGATCTAACGGAGTGTGTATGCCCACAAACACCAACATCAGTTTCATTGCGATCACGTTGCTTTTTTGGGGAGTCCTGTTTACTCATACTGCCCGGGGGGCCGAAGTGGATGGTTCGATCCATGTGAGTATTCTGGAAAATAAGGCGCTTTATCTGGCTGTCGGCAGTACGGAATGGGTGCCACTCAAACCGGGAGATCCCATTTATCCGGGCGATGAAGTACAGACCCTGCAAGGAACCAGACTGGTTGTGACGCTGGGCGATGGCAGTGAAGTTCGAATTGCCGAAAATTCACATTTCCGACTCAATCCTGAAACCAGCATGACAGATCAAAACTTTGATTTTCAGCTTTATCTGGGAAAAGCGTGGGCTCATCTTCGAAAAAATGTATATCGTTCAGCCCGTTTGATCATCCGGACCGCTCAGGCCAAAATCGATATTCAGGGAACATCCTATGAAGCGCAGGCCAATGACGCCTTCACGGATGTTCTGGTATTTTCAGGCAAGGTCAAGGTCAGTAATCAGAGCCAACGGGCAAATCCACCACCCTTGGCAGATGGCGAAATTGCCGGACCTCAGGAAATTGAGGCGCCTCAGGAAGTGACACTGGCCGAATGGCAACTCATTGTCGGAGCTTTTTACCGGGTACGGGTAGGACATACCGCCGCACAACCTCAACCTGAAAAGTTCAGTATGGCTCAGGTCAGTTCCGACTGGGTCTCATGGAATCTTGAACGAGACAAGTGATTCCATGCTGAATGGCAATCTGATTTCATTATTTAAAAACGGCATCGACATCCCGGCGAAAAATGAGCAACTTCTGCGTCAACGACTGGTACAGGGATGGGCTTTTTATGAAAATGTCAACAGTGCCCGTCTTCAGATTGCCCTGGAATCCTTCAGCGATGACATGCGAAAAGCCTTGTATGAAGTGCTTTATTTCCTGCATGAAAACAAACCTGAATTCACGGATGTCTCCTTCCGTGGCACTAAAATTCAGCATATCAGTGGCATTGTCCGCGAAAGCGTCTACCAGGGACATGCCTGCCTCTATTTCCCTGATGCGCCATCCGGACTCAAGGGTTTTACCCACATGCCCAAAATCCTTGAACATTCTTTTTTTGATTATATCCAGCAGGAATTTGGTCAAAGCTCTTTTGAAGACAAATATGAAGGACCGATCGTCAGTGTGAGTTCACTGGGGTCTATTGGAACCATTGGACACAAACCTTATGCTTCTGATCTGGATCTTCAGATTCTTTATGAATTGACGCCCTTCCGGTTTGATCTGAATGAATGGAACAATCAACGTCTGCAACTGGCCATGCAGACAGAAAGCCATTACTGGTTTCTCAGATTTTGTGCCCAGCAACAGCTTGTTCCCGAATTGCTTCTGCAACGTTATCCGCTCCAGTATGAAACCCTGCGTCGTGAAGCGACTGAACAGGTTGCCCGGCATTATCCCAACCTGTATCCTCTCCTGGGGGAGCATGAAACCCGGACAACCCTTTCTGAAATTGCGGGACAGGGTGTTCTGCGTCAAAACCTGATCCATGAGATCAGCAACCTGATTCAGCAAAATTATCAGATCACCCACGAATCGAGTTTCAGAAAAGCGGAATCTTTGCTCAAGCAACGCATTCAGGCGATTGAGCAATATGTTCAGGCCAAATTCCCGACCGTCGAACTGCATTTATTTGTTTGTTCCTGTGAGGCGTTTCGTCTGGGACAGCATGGCACTACCCTGGAATCCAAGGAGGCTTCCGGTTCCGCGTATGAGTTGATTCTAAATTATGAAGTATTGATGCCGGGTATCCAGTTTTTACCGGTTGTGCCGATGCACTACCTGCTTCCCCAGAAATTCAATGTTTCCCGTGGGTATTATGAGCGTGTCCTGCAATACATCCGTTTCCACTGTCTGCCGCTGTATGAAGAAATTTCTCCGTTGTTGATGGATCAGGGACCGGTGAGCCATCTCGGCCTGTCCTACATGCAGACCCACATGGGAGCGGCCTATTGGGAAGCTTTCAAAGCAACCTCCGGCAATTTGCCCAAGTCACTGCTCAATCTGCTCCGGATTGAGACCATGTATCACCCTGAATACCTTTATACCATTATTGAACTGATCAAGTATCCCTCACTGATCAACGAGCGAGTCAACGCCATCCTCAATCATGAACAGCCCACCGTGAATCAGCGTATCAAAAAAGGAGATGGGCTCCAGATCCGGGAACTGGTGCGTCTGGAACAGAGTATTCCTGTTCTGAAAATGGACCCCTGGTGGCTCAAATACAAGATTCTCAAGGTGTTTTATCAAGATCCGGTAACGTCGATCGACCCCTCAGAGCGCCGAAAAATTTCACGAAACATTGATCTTTGCTTTGCGTTGCATATCAAATTGTCCGATGCCTTTGGCGAACCTAAAACGGATGGCTATCGTGAAAAATTTCTTAAGGAATTTCTCACTTTCGTGTTTCCTGAAAAAAGTTGGGGCCGTGAATATATGGAAAGTCTGTTTCGTGGAGAAGTGCGCTCTGTGGATCATTTTGAGGCGGATTTGCGGGATTTGTTTGCCAATTGCCTTGACCGGATCCATGCCAGTCTGGTTGCGCACAACATGCCGGATCTCAGTAACCGTCAGGAGTTTGATATCTGGTTCCATTACTATCAACAGCATTTCATTGTTGATTCAAAAATGATCCGGCGCAATATTCTCACCCATCTCAAAACACCACGGGAACTGATTCGGATCATGTACAAAACCAGCAGAATTCGTGGACACTGGATTTTTCTGCAGAGCGCTCATGAACATAATCCCGAGTCGGAGTCACCGGCAACAGACGTGGAACTGCTGGTGGAAACATCCTTTTTGAAAGGGATCGCGTCCTGTATTCTGAATGGGTACTACGGGTTGACCGAAAGCAGGGACGGACCGAAAAAAACCCGGTTTGAACTGGATGTCAGCACCCTGAATATCAGACATCTTGAAGACCATTGGAGCATGGTGGATTCTGAGTTGATCTCAATCATCGCAGACCGGATTGTCGCGTTGTTTCCCTATCAAAAACATTCCTATCTCGAATGCATCCAGAGTGTTTGTCAGATCACCGAAGCGTTTTTTTTCATGAACCTGTTTCATTTCGGAACGTTGTCTGTGCTGTGCCGGGATAATCTGAGAAACTGGTGGATTGAGGATTATGCGCATCCGTCGTTGCAACTTGCGGCCCGGGAACTGTATGACAATCCCGCGAAATTAATGAACCATCCCGAGCTGAATACGACCATAAAAGCTTTTTTAAAGCAAAACCGGATCAAACCCGGAGATCCGGGGTTACGTCTTGATTTCTGGTACAATCCCATGAGCATCAATCAGCCGCAATTTTCTGAAATGCGTAAACGTGAAAAACTGATCTCTCGTTCATTCCGTGAGGCTTTTATCCAACAGCATGCCTCAACAAAAATAAATCTCTATGGCTGATCTGAATCTGTTCTCCCAAAAATATGGACTGCCTTTAAGCAATTATGACCATGAACTGTTCATGAAGCTGGAAATTTCGCGCAGAGAGACATTTATTCAGGACATTCAGCCAAAATATGAAATTTCACGGTTTGTCCTTGAATCCGTAAAACTTTCCTCCGTGGAAAAATCGCTGACACGGTTGCGGGAAGCGCCGGTCGGAAAAGTCAGGGTTCCGTTGAATCGCCTGGTCAGACTGGTCAATTATCTGCAACAGGGATTTCTGGATGAAGCACTGTTTGACCGGTTGCATGGTTTGCTCATCACGGTTTCTCATCGCTATAAAGCCTTCATTTCGCTGGTCAATCAGGCTCGAGACCAGCATGTCACACCGGAAAACTTCAGGCAGTACCTGCGTTCGGGGCTGTTTGAGCAGGAGATTTATACCCTCCGTGCCCGGATGTCAGACGCGGAAAGGCAAACCCTGCTGCAATCCATGGAAACAGAGGTCAAAGATCTTTATCAGCAGGAACTTTGTGTCAAGGATCGGGAATTTCTATTGAGAAACCAACTTCAAAACCAGCATGTCCTGCATGAAATTCTCATTCCCAAATATCGCCTGTTTTATGAAATTGAGAATTTGTTGAAAGACAACTACCTGAGCGAAGATCTTCAACCGTTTGTCGACATGGGCCTGAATTACGGAGTGCCTCTGCTCAAACGTTCACACACACTGGCAGAGTGGGCCAGCGATGGTTTTCTCAGCAAAGGTCTGGTTCAGTGGTATTTCAAGACGCTGATTCATGATGTCGATGAACTGGAAGATTTTTTTTCATTTTTGATGGAAATTGGCGATGCTGTGGTGCCGGCAAGAGCCCTTCATTATCTGGAACTGGGACTGTATGAATTGACAGAACAGCACAATTTTTCAGGATTCCAGAAAGTTGAATATCACTTGTCGGAACTGACCGACATGTTGATGGCTTCTGTTCAGGAATATATCAATCTCATGAGTTTACCGGCAACACACAGTGAGTTTCTAACCAATGAACGCCTCACCCGGTTCTATCAACAGATTCTTCAATGTGCGGAGAAAATGATCGGTGATAAGGAACTGCTCCATGCTGGCCGCTATGTGAAACGTATCAGGGAAACCGTGATGAAGATTGACTTGATGCACCAGGAATCAGCCTCTAAAAATCAGGCATTTCCCGGTAAAAAACCTTATGGTGTGATAGAAGCACTGAAGAATCTTCTGAAAATCAATTTCGAAATTGAATGGGATAATCTGTTGAGCATGAGTCAGTTTCTCATCAAACATATGAAAGAATTGCTCGCCAGCGGCAAAATACCGGCGGATAGCGTCATGGCCCGGATTTTTTCCGCAAGAGTGTCGTTGATTGAAAAAGCCCTGCAACAGCCCCATGAGAGAAATGTTTATATTGCCCAAATGATTCCGCTTGGGCAATTTCCTCTGTTCACCCTCTCAGAATACATCAACCGCCCCCGAGCACGATCCTGATACAGAAGGTATTAAAAATTAAGTTTCTGCGTTTCCCCTCTTGCGTCTCATCAAAACTTTATGTCAAAGCTATTATACATCCATATTTGAAGCATGTTGGGTGTTAATGTAGTCCTCAGAATGATTGGCGCTGCCATCGTTGTTCACCTGTTGTTTGGTTAAATAAGGAAAATCATGAAACGTATTACCCTGTTTATGATTCTGCTCCTCTGTGGTTTTTCGGTCAATGCCGAGCCTGTACAGAATCCCTGCTCCTCCTGTGATTTTCTGATTCAGTCACTGGATAAACCGTTTTCACTGGTTGGAACCTGGCTGTTCACTCGCGATGATAATCCTCAGAATAAAGACCTTGAGGCCGACACCAAAGACTGGAAAATCGTCAAGGCTCCCGGCCCCTGGAAAAAAGTGTATGACGATGGAAAATCATTCAGGGTTGGCTGGTATCGTGGAACGCTCCATTTTGATCCGTCCCTGCTTGGACAGGAAGTGGTGTTTCTGATTGATACCTACGTGGCAAGACTGGATGTGTTTCTGGATGGACAAAAAATCTATCATCGGGGAGACATCAATAAATATGAACCGTATTATGGCATTCAGCCGGTTCCGGTACGTTTCAAAATTACCGAAACGACCCATACGCTGGCTTTTCGGGTGGACACGATCCTCATGGTCGGGATCTACCAGCTTCCTTTTGAACTTCGAGCCTACAATCCCGGTGACGCGTTTATCGGATTCTTCCATTTCTGGGGTGGCGAATTCCGCTTTCTGGCCGCACACCTGGCTCTGGGATTTGGACTGTTCTTTCTGCTGGTATTTTATAAAACCCGGTACCCCATGTATTTACTGGCGGCACTCAGCAGTATCATGGTTTATCCGTTTTATGCCTTCCCCGGAAATTTCTACATGAAATGGTTTGACTCACAAACATTGCTGGTTCTGCATTACATCGGGATCATATCGCTGGGAATATTCCCCTATTATTTCGCCCAGTATTTTTACAAGGAATTTCCCAAAAACAACATTGTGCATGGTGTGCTTAATTTGTTGCTTCTTGTGATTTTCAGCTACCTCTCGATTGATTTTCATCTCGAACTAT
This genomic interval from SAR324 cluster bacterium contains the following:
- a CDS encoding FecR domain-containing protein, whose product is MPTNTNISFIAITLLFWGVLFTHTARGAEVDGSIHVSILENKALYLAVGSTEWVPLKPGDPIYPGDEVQTLQGTRLVVTLGDGSEVRIAENSHFRLNPETSMTDQNFDFQLYLGKAWAHLRKNVYRSARLIIRTAQAKIDIQGTSYEAQANDAFTDVLVFSGKVKVSNQSQRANPPPLADGEIAGPQEIEAPQEVTLAEWQLIVGAFYRVRVGHTAAQPQPEKFSMAQVSSDWVSWNLERDK